The following proteins are encoded in a genomic region of Aquificaceae bacterium:
- the alaS gene encoding alanine--tRNA ligase — protein MLMTGHEIRELFLSFFEKKGHTRVKSASLIPEKDPTLLFVNAGMVPFKDVFLGIEKRPYTRAVSCQKCLRVSGKHNDLESVGFTSRHHTFFEMLGNFSFGDYFKKEAIEYAWEFVTEYLKIPKERIYVSVFREDEEAFLIWRDHIGLSEDRIWKMGEEDNFWQMGDTGPCGPSSEIYVDRGPEYEPERYLEIWNLVFMQYNRDERGNLTPLPKPNIDTGMGLERVASVLQKTRTNFEIDLIRPLIAFGEELSGRVYGENFETDSALRVIADHLRALTFAISDGVLPSNAGRGYVIRRILRRAMRYGYKLGIEEPFLYKGIDLVVDVMKEPYPELLQLKSFVKSVVKAEEERFINTLKRGMPYAEEILQKAEKGLIPGNLVFSLYDTYGFPVDLFEDMAREKGLKVDMEGFQREMEEQREKARKHFKIEVKATKPVYQHLKELGKTSTFLGYEETSLHTEVIALLKDGELVSELREGERGEVFLRETPFYAERGGQIGDRGIIQTSEGLFFVEDTQSPVEGVIAHIGYVSKGSIRLGDRVFARIEEERREDIKRNHTATHLLHSALREVLGEHVRQAGSLVADQYLRFDFTHFQPLTEEEIRKVEELVNLQIMKNQPVLVEEMDYQSAIRSGAIAIFEEKYGERVRVLSVGDFSKELCGGTHVKRTGDIGYFMIVSESSVGAGVRRIIAKTGRWAVEHAFEERRRLLEIARSLGVSSEDIPKAVQRLTEELREKEREISRLKEKLLAGNNLSEVKKEKVGEIDLYFGVLEEVEPKDMLVLADRIRNNTDRAVVFLISKRGEKASCLIALSKELTDKLSARELMKVVSKYLGGGGGGRDDLVQGSVKSLDQLQTAVENLKSVIIDSFTEVKG, from the coding sequence ATGCTTATGACAGGGCATGAAATCCGTGAGCTTTTTTTAAGCTTTTTTGAAAAAAAGGGGCATACAAGGGTAAAGTCCGCAAGCCTTATTCCAGAAAAGGACCCAACTCTTCTATTTGTAAACGCTGGTATGGTGCCTTTTAAGGATGTTTTTCTTGGCATAGAAAAAAGACCATACACGAGGGCGGTCTCTTGCCAAAAATGTCTTAGGGTTTCTGGAAAACACAACGACCTTGAAAGCGTAGGTTTTACCTCAAGGCATCATACCTTTTTTGAAATGCTTGGAAACTTCTCCTTTGGAGACTACTTTAAAAAGGAAGCCATAGAATACGCTTGGGAGTTCGTTACCGAATATCTAAAGATACCAAAGGAGAGGATATACGTAAGCGTTTTTAGAGAGGATGAGGAAGCCTTTCTCATATGGAGAGACCACATAGGGCTTTCGGAAGACCGCATATGGAAAATGGGGGAGGAGGACAACTTTTGGCAGATGGGTGATACGGGTCCCTGCGGTCCCTCTTCCGAGATATATGTGGATAGGGGTCCAGAATACGAGCCGGAGAGATACCTTGAAATATGGAACTTGGTCTTTATGCAATACAACAGGGATGAAAGGGGAAACTTGACTCCTTTGCCAAAGCCTAACATAGACACGGGTATGGGGCTTGAAAGGGTTGCCAGCGTGCTTCAGAAAACAAGGACCAACTTTGAAATAGACCTTATAAGACCTCTTATAGCCTTTGGTGAAGAGCTTTCTGGAAGGGTTTATGGGGAAAACTTTGAAACAGATAGTGCCTTAAGGGTAATAGCGGACCATCTTAGGGCTTTGACCTTTGCCATAAGTGATGGTGTTCTTCCTTCCAATGCAGGCAGGGGCTATGTGATAAGAAGAATTTTAAGGCGTGCCATGAGATATGGCTACAAGCTGGGAATAGAAGAGCCTTTTCTCTATAAAGGTATTGACCTTGTGGTGGACGTAATGAAAGAGCCTTATCCTGAACTTCTTCAGTTAAAGTCCTTTGTAAAGTCTGTAGTCAAGGCGGAGGAGGAGAGGTTTATAAACACTCTCAAAAGAGGTATGCCTTACGCAGAAGAGATTCTTCAAAAGGCGGAAAAGGGTCTTATACCAGGAAATCTTGTGTTTAGTCTTTACGATACCTATGGCTTTCCTGTTGACCTCTTTGAAGACATGGCAAGGGAGAAGGGTCTAAAGGTTGATATGGAAGGCTTCCAGAGGGAAATGGAAGAGCAAAGGGAAAAGGCAAGAAAACACTTTAAGATAGAGGTAAAGGCTACAAAGCCTGTTTATCAACACTTAAAGGAGCTTGGGAAAACCTCTACCTTTCTGGGCTACGAAGAGACAAGCCTACACACAGAGGTTATAGCACTATTAAAGGATGGTGAGCTTGTTTCTGAATTAAGGGAAGGAGAGAGGGGCGAAGTGTTTCTAAGGGAAACTCCCTTTTACGCAGAAAGGGGTGGTCAAATAGGAGACAGGGGTATTATACAAACCTCGGAGGGTCTCTTTTTTGTGGAGGATACCCAGTCGCCAGTGGAGGGTGTGATAGCACATATAGGTTATGTGTCAAAGGGGTCAATAAGGCTTGGAGACAGAGTCTTTGCACGCATAGAGGAGGAAAGGAGAGAGGACATAAAAAGAAACCATACCGCAACGCATCTTTTACACTCTGCTTTGAGAGAGGTGCTTGGCGAACACGTGCGTCAGGCGGGTTCTTTGGTAGCGGACCAGTATCTGCGTTTTGACTTTACACATTTTCAGCCTCTCACAGAAGAGGAAATAAGGAAGGTGGAGGAGCTTGTAAACCTGCAGATAATGAAAAACCAACCTGTGTTGGTGGAGGAGATGGACTACCAGTCCGCCATAAGAAGCGGTGCCATTGCCATCTTTGAGGAAAAGTATGGAGAGAGGGTAAGAGTCCTTAGCGTGGGGGACTTTTCAAAGGAGCTTTGCGGTGGAACTCATGTGAAAAGAACGGGGGACATAGGATATTTCATGATAGTCTCTGAATCCTCGGTAGGTGCGGGTGTAAGGCGCATTATTGCAAAAACGGGAAGGTGGGCGGTAGAGCATGCCTTTGAGGAGAGGAGAAGGCTTCTTGAAATTGCCAGGTCTCTTGGGGTTTCCTCAGAGGATATCCCAAAGGCTGTGCAAAGACTTACGGAAGAGCTAAGGGAAAAGGAAAGGGAAATAAGCAGACTAAAGGAAAAGCTACTTGCTGGGAATAACCTCTCAGAGGTAAAGAAGGAAAAGGTGGGAGAGATAGATTTGTATTTTGGCGTGCTTGAGGAGGTTGAGCCAAAAGACATGCTTGTCCTTGCGGACAGGATAAGAAACAATACAGACAGAGCGGTGGTCTTTCTAATTAGCAAAAGGGGAGAAAAAGCGTCATGCCTTATAGCACTTTCTAAGGAGCTTACAGATAAGCTTTCCGCAAGGGAGCTTATGAAGGTGGTTTCTAAGTATCTTGGTGGCGGTGGTGGTGGAAGGGATGACTTGGTGCAGGGTAGTGTGAAAAGCCTTGACCAGTTGCAGACTGCGGTGGAGAACCTAAAATCTGTTATAATAGATAGTTTCACGGAGGTGAAAGGATGA
- the rpmE gene encoding 50S ribosomal protein L31, with product MKKGLHPELKPTHFVCGCGNSFTLLSTKGGTVYLETCNACHPFYTGKLRVKPAFLELKGKG from the coding sequence ATGAAGAAGGGCTTACATCCAGAGCTTAAACCTACTCATTTTGTCTGTGGTTGTGGCAATAGCTTTACACTGCTTTCCACAAAAGGCGGGACTGTTTACCTTGAGACTTGTAATGCCTGCCATCCCTTTTATACAGGTAAGCTAAGGGTAAAGCCAGCCTTTTTGGAGCTAAAGGGCAAAGGATAA
- the prfA gene encoding peptide chain release factor 1 — MLSPELEERLKSIEQKYLELQYQLSSPEVVSDREKLTKLGKELKDIEEVYTAYKEYRKLLSDLEQAKELLKNEELKDLAKEEIERLTQELEKTEKHIRVLLLPKDPRDSKNVILEIRAGVGGEEAALFVADLLNMYRKYAEEKGWKFSILSANRTGLGGYKEVIALIEGEGVYSRLKFESGVHRVQRVPITEAGGRIHTSTATVAVLPETDETEIQIDPKDLKIETFRASGAGGQYVNTTETAVRITHLPTGITVSCQDERSQFQNKQKALKILYARLKDFYERQKEEELARERRQQVGTGERSEKIRTYNFPQNRVTDHRINLTLYKLGDVLEGKLDELIDALVEHYIEEKLKALA, encoded by the coding sequence ATGCTAAGTCCTGAGCTTGAGGAAAGGTTAAAATCCATAGAGCAAAAGTATTTGGAGCTACAGTATCAGCTTAGCAGTCCAGAGGTGGTCTCAGACAGGGAAAAGCTCACGAAACTTGGAAAAGAGCTAAAGGATATAGAAGAAGTTTATACTGCATACAAAGAGTATAGAAAACTGCTCTCTGACCTTGAGCAGGCAAAAGAGCTTTTGAAAAACGAAGAGCTAAAAGACCTTGCAAAAGAAGAGATAGAAAGACTTACGCAAGAGTTAGAGAAGACAGAAAAACACATAAGAGTCCTGCTACTTCCCAAGGACCCAAGGGACAGCAAGAATGTTATATTGGAGATAAGGGCGGGCGTAGGTGGTGAAGAGGCAGCGCTTTTTGTGGCAGACCTTCTAAACATGTATAGAAAGTATGCGGAAGAAAAGGGTTGGAAGTTTAGCATCCTATCTGCCAATAGGACTGGTTTGGGAGGCTACAAGGAGGTTATTGCTCTTATAGAAGGTGAGGGTGTATATTCAAGGCTTAAGTTTGAGAGCGGAGTCCACAGAGTCCAGAGAGTGCCAATAACCGAAGCGGGAGGAAGGATACACACTTCCACTGCAACGGTGGCAGTCCTTCCAGAAACGGATGAGACGGAGATTCAAATAGACCCAAAGGACCTAAAAATAGAAACCTTTAGGGCAAGCGGTGCAGGTGGTCAGTACGTAAACACTACAGAAACTGCAGTAAGAATAACCCATCTTCCTACCGGCATAACCGTATCCTGTCAAGACGAAAGGTCTCAATTCCAAAACAAGCAAAAAGCACTAAAGATACTTTACGCAAGACTAAAAGACTTTTATGAACGACAAAAGGAAGAGGAGCTTGCAAGGGAAAGAAGACAACAGGTAGGCACAGGTGAGCGGAGCGAAAAGATAAGAACTTACAACTTTCCACAGAATAGAGTTACGGACCATAGGATAAACTTAACCTTATACAAGCTTGGAGATGTGCTTGAAGGTAAATTGGACGAACTTATAGACGCTTTGGTGGAGCATTATATAGAAGAAAAACTCAAAGCCCTTGCATAA
- the truB gene encoding tRNA pseudouridine(55) synthase TruB has protein sequence MVSGVLLVDKPKGPTSMEVLEGIKKRFKVKVGHAGTLDPIATGLLVVLVGEATKFSQFFIGLDKTYETTAKLGEITDTYDAEGKITQSRPVEVSCQDIEAVLKTFTGKLLQKPPPFSAKRIGGKRAYELARSGLKVDIKPVEVYVYKAELLECEIPFVKFLFEVSSGTYIRSLIHDIGLELSCGAHMVELRRLRVGSFNVGMAVSYNRLLSLEDLSGLLIPVGEALSFMPKITLEGGLSRRIKHGSVIRLKESLEKTFVRLYEYDTFIGVGLIEGNTLRPYRLMQGL, from the coding sequence ATGGTCTCGGGTGTCCTTCTTGTAGACAAACCAAAGGGTCCTACCTCTATGGAAGTCCTTGAAGGCATAAAAAAACGCTTTAAGGTAAAGGTAGGACATGCTGGCACTCTTGACCCTATAGCTACTGGGCTGTTGGTAGTTCTTGTGGGTGAGGCAACCAAGTTCTCTCAGTTTTTCATAGGACTTGATAAAACCTACGAGACAACCGCAAAGCTGGGTGAGATAACAGATACCTATGACGCGGAGGGTAAGATTACTCAATCAAGACCAGTGGAAGTTTCCTGCCAAGATATAGAGGCTGTGTTAAAGACTTTTACAGGAAAACTCCTTCAAAAACCTCCACCCTTTTCAGCAAAGAGGATAGGTGGCAAAAGGGCTTATGAGCTTGCAAGAAGTGGTTTAAAGGTTGATATAAAGCCTGTAGAGGTTTATGTATACAAGGCTGAGCTCTTGGAATGTGAAATACCCTTTGTGAAGTTCCTTTTTGAGGTTTCCTCTGGCACATATATAAGAAGTCTAATTCATGACATTGGACTGGAGCTCTCTTGTGGTGCTCATATGGTGGAGTTAAGAAGGTTAAGAGTAGGTAGTTTTAACGTGGGAATGGCGGTATCCTACAACAGGCTCTTGTCTTTGGAAGACCTTTCTGGGCTTTTAATCCCAGTGGGAGAAGCACTAAGCTTTATGCCAAAAATAACTCTTGAGGGTGGACTTTCAAGAAGAATAAAGCATGGCTCTGTCATAAGGCTAAAGGAAAGCCTTGAGAAAACCTTTGTAAGGCTCTACGAATATGATACCTTTATAGGAGTGGGTCTTATTGAGGGCAATACTCTCAGACCCTACAGGCTTATGCAAGGGCTTTGA